The sequence TCCGAAATCGTTGTCAATCTGCTCCCGCTGACCCCCGCCCAGCAGGAGCGCTTCCGCGCGGCCGCCCCCCAGGCGGAGCACCGCTTCCTTCCCCGGATGGACATCAACGGCGGCACCCTGCGGGAGGGAGACCCCGCCGGCTTTGACGGCGCCACCGTGGTGATCGGCTGCCCCACCCGCGCCCATCTGTCCCATGCCCCGGGCCTGAAATGGCTCCAGACCTGGAGCGCGGGCACCGACGTCTATCAGCGCCCCGGGATGCTGCCTGAGGGCTGCATGCTCACCTCCGCCGCCGGGGCCTACGGTCCCGCGGTGTCGGAGCACCTGTTCGCCTGCCTGCTGGCCCTTTGCAAAAAGCTGCCCCAGTACCGGGACGAGCAGCGGAACCACCACTGGACCGACCGCGGAACGGTGAAGAGCCTGCGGAACGCGCTGGTGCTGGTGGTGGGGGCCGGCGACATCGGCACCGCCTTCGCCGGGCTGTGCAAGGCCGTGGGCGCCCGGACCGTGGGGCTCAAGCGTACCGTCGGTCCGGTCCCCGCCGCCTTCGACGCTCTTCACCCCATCTCCGAGCTGGACCGGTGGC is a genomic window of Intestinimonas massiliensis (ex Afouda et al. 2020) containing:
- a CDS encoding D-2-hydroxyacid dehydrogenase, with protein sequence MSEIVVNLLPLTPAQQERFRAAAPQAEHRFLPRMDINGGTLREGDPAGFDGATVVIGCPTRAHLSHAPGLKWLQTWSAGTDVYQRPGMLPEGCMLTSAAGAYGPAVSEHLFACLLALCKKLPQYRDEQRNHHWTDRGTVKSLRNALVLVVGAGDIGTAFAGLCKAVGARTVGLKRTVGPVPAAFDALHPISELDRWLPQADVAAFVLPHTPETVHILDEKRLESMKPGSILLNAGRGSAVDLIPLEEVLRSGHLWGAALDVTEPEPLPPDHPLWDVENLILTPHCAGGFHLDVTLARIVDIAVENLRRYAQGEALNNRVQ